The Bradysia coprophila strain Holo2 chromosome X, BU_Bcop_v1, whole genome shotgun sequence genomic interval CCTATTAACTATGTTCCATTCTTTGTCAGACTATTTTTTCcactaaattgaatttacagcTTAATAACGGCAATCACATATGCATATTTCTCACTCATATCGACCTTCAGAAAGCCAGACAGGATACCATAAAATtctatattttatttgttcacaGGTACCGATTTATTGGAAGCTTATgactttgatttgattttcagAATAATTTACAAAGTTCAATCGGAGAATTGTCGTCATTAACATGTTTAGATGCGTTCATCGAAGAACTAACGCATCTCACATTAATGTCTGGTGATGttctttattgaaattaatttttcttcacttGAAATTTGCATAGATGTTTACCGATTATATATTCATTAATTGATTTGTACCTGATCCCAAGTTAAATAGATTCTCTTGAAACCGACATAATCACTACGTTTTCTTAGAACAGTTTGCTCTGCAAAAAACCGGGTTTTCAAACTGAAGATTGCAAATTAAATAGGATGGAGGAAATGTGTCTGCCACAATCGATTCCAATAATAATCTCCAACCCCATGAAACCTCCTTCCAGTCGTTTACCACAAGAAAAATGCTACATTTCATACGTAGAACATAATCTGCGAATAAGTCCAACATTTAATCTTGTCGTTCTTAATTGAGTCATctaataattaaattgttatagtttttggaataaatcctcggttttgttcaaaattactTTATTAACCAAATATTTCGGTCACGTTTTTAGTGACCATTATCAATGGCATTCCTAATGAGTTTGCTGCATTACAAATACATTGTCAATGAATGAACGTAAAAATTTGCGTAAGTACACATGGCGGTAAAAATTCTACCTCGTCAACCTGAGTTCTTACAACAGTAAAATATCACCATCTCGGCAATATCACAGACCGtctttaaattaattacaCACCAACAGAACACTTGCAAATTAAACGATCAAACAATCATTCTCGTCAATAACATTGGATCACCATCACCAATGTTCGCTCGGCTAATAATTAAATCATCGATGCAATAAGACaccgaaatttttggaaactgGTCAGTTTTCAAACATTGAGACCTTTATTGCTTATTGATACTACAATCAGCATTGTTAaatttaagttgaaaaaatacGGCTCTCGCTACTCTAACTCAACATGTATGGCAAATTGTGTCTCAACCTTTGAAAAAGTACTAACCATTACATGTTAGTTTGCCccttgcgaaaatgatccatttaTAAAAAGTTGATAATCAACGTTCGCATGGGGTAGATATGAACTCGAATACATTGAATGCTGCTacgtaatttattaattcggaaacaaccttgtgatactcgcaaactcactctAGTCcttttgagcaacttgcttcAGTACCTGTCTTTTCAGctcttcggctcggatatctACACTTGTAGAAAAGACAGATCGGATAGAGTAGAGACCTTCAATATTATTAATTCGGTCAGTAAGTAAACCatatttttaaagttaaaaatcTGAGACACACAAGTTCTTAATAGACAATGTTTTAAAGCGAAGTACAGATATTAACTGAACGACGAATGatattttcatgcaaatttaTTGCCTGACACAGTTTATTCTCAGTCTTAAGTAGCAAATTATATTACCTGTGGCAGCCAGTGGTGTCTTGGTTGTCCCTTCCTTTTTCCCAACCTGACAGAGTTTTCGTTGAAATAAATCTTTTCATCAACAAACCATGTCCACATCGATAATtacgaaagatttttttatttctaccACAATAGGAAACCATATAAAAGATGAATAAtcgatttttatcaaattaaccGCATTAAAACACTCTTATGTGCAATTGGATTGGGTTATTGATATTGACCCTTCTCATCTATTTCCTATAAAAGCTCCACTTTACCATTTATGTCGCAGTTCACTCGTTAGAATGTTACTTAAAGGTGTTCCAATAACAGCGCTGTTATTATTCGTGTCAATTGGCAGAGGTGACGATGGATTCAAAGCTGAGACGAGGCAGTTTCCTTTTTCTGCACTCATCGTTGCAAATTACAACaattcaataataaataatcTCGGTGAATGGGATTGCAGCGGCGCTATAATCAGCGATAAATTTGTGATCACAGCTGGACTTTGTGTTGAAGGAATTCAAAAGTTTAGAATCAAACTTGGTGAGAAAGGCGAAGTACGTGACAATGAAGATGAATATATCTACGACCACATCATTCATACAAAACCAATTTACTCCATAAATCATATAGTGGCCCTGATCGCGTTGAATCCAATATGCAATTTCACTCCCGCAATTCAACCAGTACGCATACCAGTCAATCCAGCTAACGTAAATAATTGGTTGATTGTAGCCGGATGGAATGCAAATAATGAAAACGATTTAGAGCTTCAATGGTTGCCTATGCGAGTCATAAGCGATGCAGACTGTAAGGCTGTATACCCTGCGATCGATATGAGTACTGTGATATGTGCTCGAACGGACGAGGTCAATGGTAAACATCGCAGTTTATGTGGGTCTCTCGGTTCTGTTCTCGTAGCTGAGAATAATACGCTACTAGGAATTTCCATCTGGCAGATTTTCTCACCTTGTCAAGATGGACCACAAATATTTGCGAGAATTAAATGGTTTAATCCTTGGATTAGCGCAGCCTTTGAAATAACCCGCGGTTAGTCAACTAGATTATAGTCTGTTTTTGACCGTTtgagaaatcaaaaaatagaaaatttggaCAATATAGTAAAATCGAAGAACTCACGAAGTGGGCGAAAAGGtgaatgaaataataattcaGGAATAGATGCAAttaatcacggcagagtaaaataaaccaggcaggagcggttcattttcgaaacgtcaaataagggacctaatatgactgtatgaaaatgaactcaaatgaacactgacataaatttaaaaaaattattcgcaaaaaatatagggctactagattattcaggtctctagtcaaatcagcgctcctgcctggttaactttactctgtcgtgaatTAATCAGTCACTCGATGAATCTAATAAGTCAATTATTGtctaaatgtaaaattgtttttaaaaaaatgtcggaTGAAAAGCTTAATCGGAAATTGTTGATCTAATAGAccataaattcgaaaatgctCATTGGAGCAGGAACGTAAAGATTTTTCGTTTAACTGTTTCCCACATCCTACTCcctttgtattttttttctccggaagacattttgaacaattttaattggcGATGACAAGCATGTAAGTTCGGTCGAATATTTCCCAAACCAttaataaacagaaaatgatGTTGCGATTACATTTTTGGCTTCAAATATCACCCGAGTCATAGCACTCTCAAGCGCCtaagctgactttgacgtaACTCAAATGCTTGACAGTGCTATGTCTGagttaaatgaaaatcttttacttcattagttctgACTTATGTTTTGTCGTCGGTCTATAGCAGTTAActagattttatttcaacacCACTTTGTTGAAATTCTTCTAGCAGTCAAAGTcaaaagtaaaacatttggaaccaaaaaagaaaattcgataTTTTAACTAACTGAGAAACTGATCACAGTCAGTTATGtctcacgaaaaaaaaaaaaaatcacagtCAGTTGGGCAGATGCTCCCAACGACATATACAGCAAATTGCTACCATTGTAAAACCTTCTGTGGCTGTCTAAAACTAGTCTTTTCCTTGGGACAGCGCCAGTGACCAGGTTATTTACGTATATGGGTAACGCTTTCAGATGTCAGATGTCTAGGAAATACAGAGGCTacgaaaacaagaaaaaaggtttttgtttATGAATCGTGAATCACCGAAAACATTTTAGAAGATGGGAAAGTCGTGGGACGCCTGAAATACCCTCAAAAGTGCCGTTCCCATTCTACTGATTCATAAATTACATGCAATTGTAATCCCATTGTAATTCTCGACGAGAATAAAATTAGACAAATTTCCGAAACTTGAAGGTTTccatcaaaatttccattggCCTAATACACTTCGATGTGCGTATATAACGGGAAATGATCTCCAAGAACAGCATGTACCCGTTTGTTTCCTTTATGCCAACGTCATGATTTGATTTGTATCAAGTCATTGCGGAAACGGAATGAATTTGCTAAATTAACAAAAGCGAGGACGTGATGagtaaacttttttcttcaaataattCTGTTGTTCAAAACAATTAGCAATGATTCGATCCTACCTGTAGAACTGTTATACACGCTCAgagctttttttttcgtacaaaaaacgataatgcaGTTTTGCTCTGCATGCCGATATGAGATACGAAACATACGAAATGTCATCTGTTTTCATATCAAAGGGGaattaaattgatgaattcaataatttcgtgCGAATTATAACGTGACATAAGCGAATAAACTCAATTTATGATGGAAATGGAATGAACGACGACCGTAATCGAATTCGAAGCGGAATTTTGAGCATAGAGTTCTGCTTTGTAGTGGGATTCGCAGTTTGTTGACAGTAGTTGACACATGGACTTGGATTCTGTTTGCTAACAACTAACAAACCAAACTAAGTCCGCGGTATAcaaataacagaaaattgtattttcccAACATTTCGTGTGTCCGGGTAATTGACCagggaaaatatttgtaagaaaatggcTGCAACAAGAGAACGGCGTGGAAATGCCGGCAGTAAAATGTCCAAACTATTGGACGAAGAGGAAGAAGATGATTTCTACAAAACATCGTACGGTGGTTTTGAGGAAACGGAAAACGATCGCGACTACATGTAATTTGTGAAATGTTTGGCTGAGTCTAGCAGTGCCGATCTAACCagtaattttcgataatattTCAGACAGAAGAACGACGACGAGGACGATATAGTGGACTCCGATTTCAGCATTGACGAAAATGATGAGCCGGTGTCCGACAACGAAGAAGAAACAAATAAACGGCGGAAAACAACTAATAAGCGAGCGTACAAGGAACCACCTCCGAAAAAGCCAAACCAGACCAAGGACCCGAAAGCAAAAGTGAAAGTGAAGAAGAGCATCACAAAGCGACTGAAAAGCAAGCGGTCAACATACACCGTTCTGGATTCCGGCAAAATATCACTAAGAAAATCGACAGCACTTAAATCGGCCGCCACAGAACATCGAATCAAAGCGAGAACAGAGGCTGCCAAAAAGAAACCGAAATCAAGCAAGTCCGACGACTGGATTCCGACACAAGAGGAACTGTTAGAGGAGGCGCTAATCACAGAAGAAGAGAATCTGGCATCGTTGGAGAAGTttaagcaaatggaaatcgagAAGAAGAAAACCCGTCCAACGAAACGAATATTTACAGGACCGACAATTCGGTACCACTCGTTGTCCATGCCTTTGATCGAAGTATTACCGAAACGTACACGAGAAAGTAATCGGGCGGTCGCTGCCGCTTCTACTGAAGAGTCGACTACAAAGACTGAGGATAATGAGTAATTTGGCTGGTCCACAAAATTGAACGTTGAATTGAATTCgagttttcttttctgtgAATTTCAGAGGACCCAGGAAGTCAATAGCTGTTTCGACTGGACCTCGATGTGAACGCACCTTTATCACATTCGAAAATGACATCAACGAAAGTGCATTCAATTCCATATTCACTCCGGCCAAGAAGCGTCGTAATGGCAACTACATTTGCTCCATAACCAAACTGCCAGCTCGGTATTTAGATCCAATAACTCGGCTTCCGTACAGAAACAAGGAAGCATTTAAGGTCATTCGTGAAGCATATTATCAGTATCTAGAGGCGTGGGCCGATCCAAAACTCGTCGATCTGGATAAATGGCTGGCTTTTCGAGCGAAGGTACGTCATATTAACGGCaaacaatttcgaaaatttattttaatttttggtcTTGGAATTTGCAGATTAAAGAACAGCGACTCAAATCGAAGAAATTGAACCATGCGCAGAGTGtctgattttttattaaattttaattttattaaaatccgaAGAATCACGAGCgtctttgatttttcttgattttacaGACGGCATTGACGGCATGCAAATGGCTGCAGTGAAACTCGGGGTAAAGTAGCAATCTTCTAACCATATTATACTTATGTACTTAGAGCCTTTGCTAACCCAAGGTTTTGGCTGACTCCacttattttcttttactcCACATGTTCCTGGAATTAGTgtgttttccaggtaaaataaagttttgtaccttcGGAATATTGAATGTAAGACTTTTCCAATTAGCGGCCCCCAATCAACAAATATCTTCGACTAACCAGTCTATCCATCACTTTTGTGGCCGTCTTTTCGTTCTACGTCCTTCAAATTTCCTAGCAAAAATTCGTAAGACATGCAAACAATTACAGTGCCTTTCAGTCAGAGGACTTCGAaggaaaaaatttctatttaatccatttgcTAAGTTTAGAAAAGGAAAACTGGAAGAGCTCACATTGAGTAACTGTTCGCTTGGTAGTGATATTCACTTCTTTGATAAGTACAGTACCTTGAAGGTTTTAAATATGTTCGGATGCTATGGCATTAGTTCCATTGCCATTGAACGTTgcttcaaaaatattcaaggAATTACAAGTTTTACTTGCAATGACAACCTCTTTACTTTACTTGCTTTTCTTGCCCAATTTAGAGAGACTAAGTCTTACTTATGAAAGCGGACACGAGAGATTTAATATGTTGTCAAAATTGCCGTCACTGCGTTGTTTGACAATGTGTTGTGATGAAGACAATATAAACGATGTGCTGGTCGACATTGGTAAGAGTAATCGATTGGAAGAACTGGATCTGCGCGGTATTGACATAGATGAAGAAACGTTCCCTCTAATCAAGTCActtccaaatttaaaaatattgtctgtAATCTCGGCAAGTGCAGATACTACATTTCCAGAGTCTAAGGATTTTCCGTCTAATCTCAAGACACTCACATTGGAAGGCTTTCAGATCGCTAACGGTAATATAGCGTCACTAGTGAAAAGTCTTAGGCATctcgaaaatttgtttctaaGGAGTTGCGAGCTGCTGCATCACGATTTGTGGCTCAGCGATTTTGATTTGATGACTAATGTAATAATTGAGGTTCTAACTGAAGGCAACCTTACATGTCGAAGTTTAAATGTGACGATAGAGGCTGAATATGCAGATGCACCAAACGTAAGCAATTTTAAACAAGgaggaaaaaataaaagttttctaaACTGAAATCATTTATCTTATTTACAGACAACTAAATCAATCGGAAGTATACGGATCACCAACGATGTGCAAGATACaagtttgttcaaaataacatATCCTGGAATGTACTGCGGGTTACCTGAATGTGAGGTTCGCTGTGGATCATTTAGTGATTAaagtattttactttactagtgaggtaatgtggcctttccctcactagtgaagaccctttccctcgctcgtaaagtaaaacgccatactttacacgtgaaataatttgatatctcgtgtcacgatgagtaaaagtacctcgggctgaagccctcggatacttttactcatctggatacgagatatcaaattacttcactggtatagtaatgtactataatTACACAGCACCCCACGGAAACGATTCGTTACTTGATGACATATGCgactatatttttgtttccgCTGGGCTTCGCGAGTGAACGCTCCAGTGATTGTTTGGACACTATTGTTTTTACTGGTTGGTCTAATAAAAATGTCCCACCAAGAACCTAATCTATAGTTCTTCATTGAATATTATTTGTAACTTCGTATGTGAGAATTTagcgaaaaaattaaaacaaaatctttagTTGAATGATTGAACAGTGTTCCTTTattgtgttgaaatgaaaaaggTTATAAGAGTCTTCAACAATTTGTGAGACTGAAAAATAAGGATTTAGTTCCCGAACAAGACAGAGAACTAAAGaaaccaaaaaagaaaaacaagaaattctTACAAGCGAAGTTTCAGTGTCGAATGTTCAAGATTGTGAATCACCTTCTTGAGATTGTCGCACTGTTTATACTGTGGTCTCCTTTGACtgtgaaatttcaagaaaaaaatttctggattttaacgatttttcgaatttttgagaaattcgaaTTCGAATTGATCCATCCGCGTTAATAATTCGAAGTCGGAAAAACGTACATCGTGGCCACCGAGAAAAACGGATTATCAAAAGCGGATGAACTCCCAACCGAATTTTCGAGTTTGAATTTCGAACAGCTCTAAAAGATGGATGCCGCGGGCACGCAGCTGACACAGacaaaacgaaatcttttctTGGAGTAATTGACACGTGCCCGCGGcattcatttttcaaagcTGTTCGAAATTCGAACTGAATACTCTATACAGCCGGCGACTTCGGACCCCGGAGAATCTGGGGACCAccattcttttaaaaaatgagaGTATGTTCAACAAAGCGTTTTAATATTCATTatagaaaacttaaaatttactaaaaaaatgCCTCAACCAATCAACAAGTACACTTCTTCAGTTTATCCAACATTGTTTTTCGGTACCGTCTAAAATCCTGATGCGTTTCAATGTACCGTTTACATTCTTCCATCAGTCTCAACAAATACTCGACCAACACATCATCATCTTTCGCTTCTATGGCATCATCTAAACGCTTCTCCCAAATGTACGCTGGCATCAATTCTTTCAGCTCGTCATAGCTGTCCTCTGTTCGGCTGTCTTTGTCGTTTAGCTGCTTATCAGCTAGTTCGTAGCATTTTAGTGTCTGTAGGGCTAACGATGCTTTGTTCGTTTCGAGGAAGTGACGAAATATCTCTTTCGCCTTTTCATTGCTGACTAGTGTGGATACGTTGATGAATCTGACggaagtaaacatttttcggtTATTTTCAATCCGTTATGTGAATACGTTTGAAATGAACATACCGTTTGACTTCATCTTCGGTGACGTTGTAACGACCCGAGAAACATCGTAGTATTCGATTCGTTGGGCATTTTGGTGATGATGGACGTTTCTGTTGACAAAAGAGAGCGTAACTATAAACAAAATGGTAAAATTGGAttgtttttagattttatACTTACTTCAGCTTCAGCCATATTCTGAGTGGCGCTAAAAAGCAAATTCTAATTGAATCTGGAATTAAAAACAAAGATTTCCATTagcttttcgattttttaaagTGGAACATTACTGGAGGTTCAAATTTCTCTCAATAGATGGGACAACTACTTAACAATAAGTGGAAAGACCATCCTAAAACTGTTTGTTCTTTTGATGTCGAGTCAACAagtgcaaaattttatttactttcatgGTCTCAAAATAGACTCTGTATTTCTTTCGTACAGACAGGAATCATGTTTCCTTTGTGTGAGTTAAAATTAATACACAACCCATGAAAGGGTAAACTCATACGTATGAATAAATTTGGATGTTTTTCGATGTCAATACCAAGAAGAGTTACGGTATAACGGGAAAAGTGTTGAGTAGAAACTTTCggtaaaggattttttttcgaaaggaGTGAACTCTGCTGTTTCGGTTTAAAAAAACAGTAGAATAGTCCTGTCTAGCTGACTCACTTAAAAATGCTGTTCCATACCTGACATTATATTTCGCGAAAATGTGAGAAGATCTCTTTCGAATCTGATAATAAAGGCTAGGACACTGATGTTAATCAACAAATCATACTAATTTGACTAATGTTTGATGAATGTACCAATAAAACATCTTAAAATAGAACTTATAGCCACAATTcatggagggattcttttgaatttcaactgaccgaaatcggcgctatttattCCGAGACTtatttatatatgcctagttagtgCCTatgccccaaaaccagtctcacatatttttgatcttccatacctgactggttgtaagtggccaaaagtcgaaaaattaggtttcgtagtccggatttcattttcttaagGTGGtgaggacacgggcgtgtatgggttcgttggaaatcTGAGGTCGAATACttctggggcaaatattaccttcataaaatttggtgaTAAACGGcagaaaatatgacttccggaaaatttctcaaaatcgatgtaacctcggtgaactttgatgagtgctgtgacctcactaatgcaattagttgattaaattattacttgttataaatgtggaggacctcagccttacagcgatacgcatatttagtagtttggcagagtgaaacacacagttttcatctgttacgtaGTGACGtgccaaactactaaatatgggtatcggtggaaagctgaggtactccacattcataataagtaatcatttaatcaaataattgcattagtgaagTTAAtcatcagctttccaacgaatcCACACACtcccgtgtcctcgccacattacggaaatgaaatccggactatgaaattccatttttcgacatttggcCACTTActaccagccaggtatggaagatcaaaaatatctgagcctaactaggcaccaaggccttaCTAGACATACATATAAAAGTcccgaaattcaaaagaatccctcatgaTGAATTGTAAACAGATGGCGTCTTAAGGATTTTTCAGCTTGTGGAACAATAGTATGTACAATAGCTAGgataaaaagaaggaaaatagaattttcgtgtgaattttgttgatactAGGCGAAGTCGAGGTTAACAAACGCACGAAAACAAGACGTAattgattttacatgctgagggcttcgaaagaagtgtttgaaacaagaaaagtacggttttcgtcGTATATAGCCCGTAAAAGTCGAACTTCAAGCACTACTAAATTAATTAGTAgtaaaagtctcgttttcgttttcgacTACTCCTCGgaccaacaaaattcacacaaaaactctacttttcatctttttatccgtAGTCATGTAGATTACtagttttcaattatttttcaggCCTTTTTCATGTACTGTGTACTCACCATAAACAATAATCGAAAGGTTGTATTGTATCTGAAAGGCATACCGACCATCACTAGATTTATGCAAATATGCATCATCTGGGTCTTAAGCTATGTAACCACTGTGTATTCTATGAATAAATCTACCATACTTGACGATACAGAATcaatttgtcgattttattgttttcccattttcaatttcatgcGTCTGGCATCCCTAATACTGTATTTGGaggtcaaaaatgtaaaaaaaggtTCTCTGTTTTCCGTATTGGAATGGTGTTTGTATTGGTGTTTATTCCCTTCGACAGAGATTTATCCTGTGATTGTATATGATCGAGTATATGTTTTATGTTATATATAAATGCATATAGTGTGCTCTATGTGCCTTAACACTAAATTGACGATGTAGAAcgtttttggttttgaaaagGAAAACATCTGCATCAGCAAACAAAGAATTAAAGTGCTCGtttgagtttaaaaaaatttatagttTTGTGAACAATTTCGAATCAAAGTGGAAGCTGCTCTAATAAGTGAAAATACTCGCTAAAGTATTTAGTGTCTACTCAAGTTACATTGATATCAATCAATTTCGAAagaattcaatcaatttctcAAGATCGTGAAATCCAAACAACATTCAAAATGGTTGACTCGTCTTGTTGTGGATGCATATCATTGAAGCGCGGTTCCATTATCATTGGAACGTTTACTGCTCTACTCTCCGCTGCCCTATTCATTGTTGGCCTAATATTATGGTTCGGTTATAACGGCAAAAGAACTGTATTGGGAGACGATCAACTTATGCAATTCATGCTGTGCATTTCCCTGACTGTGACTATTGCGTCAATATTCTTGCTATGTGGAATCCGCTACGACAagataaaattcatcaaagcgTGGCTAATTGCTGATGGTGGCCTAATCTTCTATGCTATTGAACGAGCCTTTCACCTATCGGAACTCGAGAACCTTTCATTCCTGGCATTCATTGGAGCATTTCTGGCATTGTCGTGCTTGTGTTACATTTGGACCGTAGTCGATGCGTACTATGTGGCATTgatcaaaaaacaattcaacaaAGATGCTGAAGATTCTGAAGTTACAACACCAGTCGTCGATACACCAGTATGTAAAGACAACTTGTACACCGAACTAACAACCAAATGAAGCGCATAAAAaacatcgaaatgaaaataccGGGAAATGCACTACACCCTTGACTACAACACCACTACATCTACAGCCGTTTGTAATTATGTAATACGACAACCATACAGATTTTGTGACACATTTTGCTtcgttcattttattaaaagaaatttaactGACTTTGgctgtttatttattttgatctaCAAAATAGTTGGTTCTGCAGAATAATTTTGGTATTTTGTTCGCGGAAGTGTGAAGGAAGTTCTTGTTCTTCATAGAAAGGATTTCTATTTGGTAGGTTACAACATTTGTACTGGCAGTACCAGTcactacattttcatttaaactgGAGTCTGAGTTTTCCAACGATTTTTGGCGGAAACATTATGGGGCGGTAGGTGTATGAAAAGTAGTAAAAGATGTCAAAgttgaaatatgaatttttggcCACCAGGCGGAATTCAATCAGATTTTCATCAGAGAGCGAATTTTGGCTTGGGTCTGAAATCGCTTTATTATTGCGTTGATCACATTTGCAGACATATTTAAGAGGgaaacaaaattctgttggGAAATATCATTTACTTAGCGAGCATAGATCTAAAGAATTTGATCTGtagtttcaataaattcattgaagACGTCTTTTTGTAAAGTGAAACATTATCAGAAATAATATGTCAGACGGTCTTACGAAGAGCTAAGTTTGATCGCTTGTTTCtttaattcacattttcacaGCCCGAAAATAATGACACAAAATCGAGTATTAATTTTGGGATTCGTTTAAACAAACCTACCTTTTCGTTCTGACCTAACGATATTTACTTTTACGAAGAATTACGGTAATTCaattaaccgaaaaaattcttttcgcaTCGAGATTAAACTCCAAATATTATAATTACATCAATTACAACCATTCTCTATTTTATGTTGTCTGTAGGTATAATGCGAATCCACAGATCTTAAATCATAAATCattagaggttttttttacGTTCGCGTTACTTAAAGTCATCATCGAAACAAAGGGTCATAagcgaaaaacatttttttaaattgaaaatggtgCTGGTTACGAACAATCCATTAACCGAACGAAAATAACTGAACAATAAACAGTCGCTGAAATAAATGGTACATACCTTGAAACGATTTATTATTCGATCTGAAACATTATTTCGGtaagtttgaattttaatacgaaaaaaaaagtctcaagATTATGCCTAACAGTCAGACCAATTCAAAAACCggaattatttttgtgtgtttgctCTGCAACATAATTTGGTTACGACTTTTctataaattaattatttgaatagttttttctgtgtgtgttcaattcactttttttttaatttagcgCTCTACTTCGATGAACCATTGCTTTGTATCGGTATTTTACGCTTGAGTAGAGTTCCTTTCGATGGCAAGAAATTACAGCCAAGACTCTAAGGTAAATATTGGTGTGGATATTATGACAGGATTTTATTGACCATGATTCGCATGACTACACAAACcgtctttttttccttcaatgAATTTAGTCGTacaatgaataaataattttcgagaGTATAATTATGGGCTATTACAACTAGGCCTctagaaaaattgtgttaataCAAAAGGTAGGTAAGTCACACGTTTTTGTGTATCGTCTTCATTTTATGTGATGCTATTGTTGGCAGGCTAACAACGA includes:
- the LOC119085671 gene encoding uncharacterized protein LOC119085671 — protein: MCCDEDNINDVLVDIGKSNRLEELDLRGIDIDEETFPLIKSLPNLKILSVISASADTTFPESKDFPSNLKTLTLEGFQIANGNIASLVKSLRHLENLFLRSCELLHHDLWLSDFDLMTNVIIEVLTEGNLTCRSLNVTIEAEYADAPNTTKSIGSIRITNDVQDTSLFKITYPGMYCGLPECEVRCGSFSD
- the LOC119084994 gene encoding trypsin-2-like, with translation MLLKGVPITALLLFVSIGRGDDGFKAETRQFPFSALIVANYNNSIINNLGEWDCSGAIISDKFVITAGLCVEGIQKFRIKLGEKGEVRDNEDEYIYDHIIHTKPIYSINHIVALIALNPICNFTPAIQPVRIPVNPANVNNWLIVAGWNANNENDLELQWLPMRVISDADCKAVYPAIDMSTVICARTDEVNGKHRSLCGSLGSVLVAENNTLLGISIWQIFSPCQDGPQIFARIKWFNPWISAAFEITRG
- the LOC119085002 gene encoding uncharacterized protein LOC119085002; its protein translation is MAEAEKRPSSPKCPTNRILRCFSGRYNVTEDEVKRFINVSTLVSNEKAKEIFRHFLETNKASLALQTLKCYELADKQLNDKDSRTEDSYDELKELMPAYIWEKRLDDAIEAKDDDVLVEYLLRLMEECKRYIETHQDFRRYRKTMLDKLKKCTC
- the LOC119084986 gene encoding vacuolar protein sorting-associated protein 72 homolog, producing MAATRERRGNAGSKMSKLLDEEEEDDFYKTSYGGFEETENDRDYIQKNDDEDDIVDSDFSIDENDEPVSDNEEETNKRRKTTNKRAYKEPPPKKPNQTKDPKAKVKVKKSITKRLKSKRSTYTVLDSGKISLRKSTALKSAATEHRIKARTEAAKKKPKSSKSDDWIPTQEELLEEALITEEENLASLEKFKQMEIEKKKTRPTKRIFTGPTIRYHSLSMPLIEVLPKRTRESNRAVAAASTEESTTKTEDNEGPRKSIAVSTGPRCERTFITFENDINESAFNSIFTPAKKRRNGNYICSITKLPARYLDPITRLPYRNKEAFKVIREAYYQYLEAWADPKLVDLDKWLAFRAKIKEQRLKSKKLNHAQSV